In Palaemon carinicauda isolate YSFRI2023 chromosome 14, ASM3689809v2, whole genome shotgun sequence, the following proteins share a genomic window:
- the LOC137652691 gene encoding zinc finger MYM-type protein 1-like — protein sequence MSLLSNRTQNDLIKALAISVRRVILEEIHKSKIFSILMDETTDVSHTEQVSFVVIYVHDFKIKEHFIQVFNVQSTTGEALEKEVISMLNKNNLNIDDMRGQGNDGAANMSGIYNGLQSRLQKQNPKALHVHCHAHSLNLVSVESAKSSTHFAAFFQFGGETVCFNC from the coding sequence ATGTCATTGCTTTCAAATAGGACTCAGAATGACCTGATCAAGGCTTTGGCCATTTCAGTTAGAAGGGTGATATTAGAAGAAATTCACAAGAGCAAGATCTTTTCCATCCTCATGGATGAAACAACTGATGTGTCACATACAGAACAGGTCTCTTTTGTTGTGATATATGTacatgacttcaaaataaaagaacatttCATACAAGTATTCAATGTGCAATCAACAACTGGTGAAGCACTGGAGAAAGAAGTGATCTCTATGCTTAATAAAAATAACCTGAACATAGATGATATGCGTGGACAAGGAAATGATGGGGcagcaaatatgagtggaatatacaatggattacagtccagactccaaaagcagaacccaaaggcactccatgtacactgccatgcacacagcctaaatctagtatcagtcgaaagtgcaaaatcaagtacTCATTTTGCAGCTTTTTTTCAGTTtggtggagaaactgtatgctttaattgctaa